The DNA segment TTGTAGCTCTTTGCGGCGGCGGGTGTCAAGAACTCTTCACGATGGTCGGCGTCAAGAAGATGAGCAGTTCCTGTTTGGTTACACTCTCGGTTTTATTCTTAAAGAGCCAGCCGAGGACCGGAATGCGGGACAGATACGGAACCCCCGCCACCGTATTGGTCTGGGTATCGACAAACACACCGCCGATAACCATGGTCTCCCCGTCCCGGACCAGCACTTGGGTGGTGGCCTCACGCCGATCGATGCTGGGCCCGGCCGGATTGCTCCTCGCCCCGACCGCGTTCCGGGTCGCCCGGACCTTCAGCAGAATCTGCTTTCCGATCTCTTTGGGATCGCGAGAGGTAATCTGCGGCGTCACATTCAGCTCCAGATTCGCGTCCACGAAGGTCGTTTGCGTCCCCTGCAGCGACGTCGTCTGGAAAGGGATCGATTCGCCCTGCGCGATCTTCGCATCTCGCTTGTCCAGGGTCGTGACCTTGGGCGCCGCGATGACTTTGGTCAAACCGAGCAACTCGCCGGCCGAGAGCCTGAGATCGAGCAGAGCTCCGTCGGCTTTGCCGAACGTGAAACCTGCCCCGGGAATCGCTGAAAGTCCCGAGACAGCCGCGGGAAGATTTACAAGAAAGTTGGTTGCCGCATCGCTTAGTTCTTTTCCGCTCCCAAAGGCAGTTGACGTGCCGGTCAGAGTGGTTCCAGCACCAGTTCGAAAATTTGCCACTCCAAACGATGGTCCAGAATTCAGGCTTTGCATTCCCCATTGAATACCCAAGGATCGAGAATACGTCGTGTCCGCCTGAACGATCCGCGCCTCGATCTGCACTTGCGGCGACTCCAAGTCCAAACCTTCGACCAATTGCTTCACGACCGCTATCTGCGATTCGGCATCCTTCACCACCAGCGCATTGCTGGCGACATTGAAGTTCATGGTGCCCCGCGGGCTCAGGTACTGTCGCAACGAGGTCATGAGCTCCTGGGCGTTGACATTGCGAATATAAAAGACCCGCGTGACCAACGGCTCCGCTTTTGTCTTGGATTCCTTGACCCGCGCTTCGTCGTCTTGTTGCTTGGCGATGTTGGACAAGGTATCGACCCAGACGATGTTGCCTTGTTTGATCATGCCCAAGCCGTTCATGCGCAGCAACATGTCCAACGCCTGGTCCCAAGGCACGCTGACCAGTTTCATGGTGACTTTGGCCTTGACCCCTTCTCCCACCACGATGTTGAACCCGCTGACCTCGGCGATCAGACGCAGCACGTTCGTGATGTCGGCCTGTTGAAAATCGAGCGAAATTCTCCGGCCGACAAACCGGGTTTGGCCGGTCACGATGTCGGGCTCCCTGCTTTCCTTGCTCTCTTTGTCGTCCGGTTCCGTCGCCATTTGCACGAGTCGAGGCGCGACCGCACGCCGAACAGGGCGTTCGGACCAGAGGATCGGTTTGAACGCCGGTTTGTTGCCGGCGTCGCCCGCCGCTTTCGTCGCCCCAATCGCCTGAGCGGCTCGTTCCAGATCGCGCATCACTGTGGTTCCTGAAACAGCGGGGAACGCCGGCTCCGGCCGGCGCATCAAGTTGACGACGACCTGCCCGTTTTCGAGACGCACGTCATATCGAGCTGGCTGAGGCAGATCGAACACCAGCCGAATCTTATCCGGATGGTTGCCGATCCTGATCTGCTTCAAGAGTTCATGGTCGACGGCGAGAATCGGGAACCGGACGGCCGATGCCGCATTGGGCAGGTCCAGGACGAGGCGATGGCCGTCAATCAACCGGTCGCGATATTTGAACGAACCTTCGCCGGAGACGAGCACGGTGACCTGATTTTCGCCACGTTTCACTTCGATTTGCCCGACGATCCCGGCATGCGCACGTGTCCGAACTGGCAAGCCCGCTTCGTGCAACGCTGGTCCCATATCGTCTGTCACATCGGCAGCTCCACGTCCCGGAACCTGTGTATCGATGCTTCCGACGCCGTCAAGAGTTCCGACCGCCTCATGGACAGTGTCTGTGCTGCCGAATGCAAGCGCGGCGCTCCAGATCGTCAGACACGCGACCCAGCTCAGTACAAGTGGTGAACGGCGACGTATGCGGCTCATTCTGGGCCCTCTTTCGCATGCAGAAGCTTGACGTATTCCCGCTCCTGCTTTTTTCCATAAATGTCCGTGAACCGTTCCTGCACGATGATGCCTCGCTCCGTAATCGCGCTGACCACGCCGTTGTTCGGACCAATGCGCGTCCCGCGTCGGACCGCATAGCCTTTCCCATCCGGAGTCTGCACCATCGCGGTGTACCCGTACGCGCCCCAGACGATTCCAATGAGGGTTAACTCGGTCAGGCCGACCCGTTGAAGCGGGGGTAAATTCTCATCCGCCGGACCTACTCCCTGCCCCTGCTGCACGATGGGCGCAAAGGGATCGCGCCGCCCGGAGGGGTCGTACGAGAATCCGCCCGTGCCGGCCGGCAGAGCGGGCTCACCGGGCGACCCGATCGGCTCGATCGGCGGTGATGCCGCAACACTGCTCGGAGCCTGTCTAGGCACATCCGTCATCGGGGTCACTTTCAGCGAGTCGGGCCTCATCTGGTTGATCTGTCCCATGTGCTGAGCTGCGGCGGCATCCTGCGAGAGGGCGTGATCGCACCCGAACAGCCCAACCCAAACGACGACGCCCCAGCCAAGGACAACGGCGAGCGTCAACGGACATCCGCTCCTGGCGAGATTCTTCCCATACGATCGCCTTATCAATAATCCGCTGGCCATGTCTTCGACTTCATTTTTTGGCGGTAGATGTTCCCTTTTTTTCCTGCGGCGCTGCGAAGGCCACAAGGTCAAACACCGTTTGGGTCACCACCCGTCCCTGTTCGATACGCGGGGAGCCCATTTTGAGATCGGAGACGTTGATGATTCGAGGCAACTTATTGATCCGATCAAAAAACAGGGCCGCCGTATGATATCCGCCGGCCACCTCCACGCTGACGGGCATCCTGACAAAAAGCTTCGACGGATCTTCCGTTTGCGCGCCCGGCTTCCAGAGCTTGATATCCAATCCCAGCTTCACCCCGAGATCGGACAGTTGCTTGAGCAGCATCACCGCCTCTTCCTCGGGAGGAAGCCGTTCCTTTTT comes from the Nitrospirota bacterium genome and includes:
- the pilQ gene encoding type IV pilus secretin PilQ codes for the protein MGPALHEAGLPVRTRAHAGIVGQIEVKRGENQVTVLVSGEGSFKYRDRLIDGHRLVLDLPNAASAVRFPILAVDHELLKQIRIGNHPDKIRLVFDLPQPARYDVRLENGQVVVNLMRRPEPAFPAVSGTTVMRDLERAAQAIGATKAAGDAGNKPAFKPILWSERPVRRAVAPRLVQMATEPDDKESKESREPDIVTGQTRFVGRRISLDFQQADITNVLRLIAEVSGFNIVVGEGVKAKVTMKLVSVPWDQALDMLLRMNGLGMIKQGNIVWVDTLSNIAKQQDDEARVKESKTKAEPLVTRVFYIRNVNAQELMTSLRQYLSPRGTMNFNVASNALVVKDAESQIAVVKQLVEGLDLESPQVQIEARIVQADTTYSRSLGIQWGMQSLNSGPSFGVANFRTGAGTTLTGTSTAFGSGKELSDAATNFLVNLPAAVSGLSAIPGAGFTFGKADGALLDLRLSAGELLGLTKVIAAPKVTTLDKRDAKIAQGESIPFQTTSLQGTQTTFVDANLELNVTPQITSRDPKEIGKQILLKVRATRNAVGARSNPAGPSIDRREATTQVLVRDGETMVIGGVFVDTQTNTVAGVPYLSRIPVLGWLFKNKTESVTKQELLIFLTPTIVKSS
- a CDS encoding pilus assembly protein PilP, which codes for MASGLLIRRSYGKNLARSGCPLTLAVVLGWGVVVWVGLFGCDHALSQDAAAAQHMGQINQMRPDSLKVTPMTDVPRQAPSSVAASPPIEPIGSPGEPALPAGTGGFSYDPSGRRDPFAPIVQQGQGVGPADENLPPLQRVGLTELTLIGIVWGAYGYTAMVQTPDGKGYAVRRGTRIGPNNGVVSAITERGIIVQERFTDIYGKKQEREYVKLLHAKEGPE
- the pilO gene encoding type 4a pilus biogenesis protein PilO produces the protein MALSGLNLESLRSVPLTQKIALLGLFLAGIVVGFYYYVVEPKTVIISGLQTEIAKLDTDIQSLTIKVKHLDELIAANKQLEIDLAKKKERLPPEEEAVMLLKQLSDLGVKLGLDIKLWKPGAQTEDPSKLFVRMPVSVEVAGGYHTAALFFDRINKLPRIINVSDLKMGSPRIEQGRVVTQTVFDLVAFAAPQEKKGTSTAKK